One Amorphoplanes digitatis genomic window carries:
- a CDS encoding deoxyribonuclease IV — MRIGAHVDPAEPLAEAAARGADVVQFFLADPQDWKTPAARADADALKASDVDIYIHAPYVINVATLNNRIRIPSRKLLLAHARAAAEVGAKGLIVHGGHVNAGDDMAVGFDNWRKTFAYLEKEGGLPLPVLIENTAGGNHAMARRFDNLARLWDAVGEFGAGFCLDTCHAHAGGEELLDIVDRVKSITGRVDLIHANDSKDGFDSGRDRHDNLGSGKIDPDLVVAAIRAAGAPAIVETPGGADGQAADIALLRERAGS, encoded by the coding sequence ATGCGCATCGGAGCCCATGTCGATCCCGCCGAACCCCTCGCCGAGGCCGCCGCTCGCGGAGCCGACGTTGTCCAGTTCTTCCTGGCCGATCCACAGGACTGGAAGACGCCGGCGGCCCGCGCGGACGCGGACGCGCTCAAGGCGTCCGACGTGGACATTTACATCCACGCGCCATACGTGATCAATGTGGCCACGCTCAACAACCGGATCCGCATCCCCAGCCGCAAGCTGCTGCTCGCCCACGCCCGCGCGGCGGCCGAGGTTGGTGCGAAGGGGTTGATCGTGCACGGCGGTCACGTCAACGCCGGTGACGACATGGCAGTCGGATTCGACAATTGGCGCAAAACCTTTGCCTACCTGGAGAAGGAAGGTGGGCTGCCGCTGCCGGTTCTGATCGAGAACACTGCGGGCGGTAACCACGCGATGGCCCGCCGCTTCGACAATCTGGCCCGGCTGTGGGACGCGGTCGGCGAGTTCGGGGCGGGATTCTGCCTGGACACCTGCCATGCGCACGCCGGCGGCGAAGAGCTTCTCGACATCGTGGACAGGGTCAAGTCCATCACCGGCCGCGTCGACCTGATCCACGCGAACGACTCGAAGGACGGCTTCGATTCCGGTCGGGACCGACACGACAACCTCGGCAGTGGCAAGATCGACCCGGACTTGGTAGTAGCGGCGATCCGCGCCGCGGGCGCCCCGGCGATCGTCGAGACGCCGGGCGGAGCGGACGGCCAGGCCGCCGACATCGCTCTCTTGCGCGAGAGGGCGGGTAGCTAG